One Acanthochromis polyacanthus isolate Apoly-LR-REF ecotype Palm Island chromosome 6, KAUST_Apoly_ChrSc, whole genome shotgun sequence DNA segment encodes these proteins:
- the LOC127534566 gene encoding mucin-19-like isoform X46 has product MLTQTAAGQTPAGQTSALAGQTSAGQTSAGQTSADQTSAGQTPAGQTPAGQTPAGQTSAGQTSAGQTSAGQTSADQTSAGQTPAGQTPAGQTSAGQTSAGQTPAGQTPAGQTPAGQTPAGQTSAGQTSAGQTSAGHTSAGQTSTGQTPAGQTPAGQTSAGQTSAGQTPAGQTSAGQTSAGQTPAGQTSAGQKSAGQTPAGQTSAGQTSAGQISASAGQTSAGQTSAGQTPAGQTPAGQTSAGQTSAGQTSAGQTSTGQTSAGQTPAGQTPAGQTPAGQTSAGQTSAGQTPAGQTPAGQTSAGQTSAGQTSAGQTPAGQTPAGQTPAGQTSTGQTSAGQTSAGQTPAGQTPAGQTSAGQTPAGQTSAGQTSAGQTSAGQPSTSAGQTSVGHTSASAGQTSASAGQTSASAGQTSAGQTSEGQTSASAGQTSAGQTSEGQTSASAGQTSAGQTSEGQTSAGQTLAGQTSAGQTSVGQTSAGQTSAGQTSAGQTSAGQTSAGQTLAGQTSTGQTSVGQTSAGQTSAGQTSAGQPSTSAGQTSAGQTPAGQTSAGQTSAGQTSAGQTSASAGQTSASAGQTSAGQTSAGQTPAGQTSAGQTSAPAGQTSSDQTSAGQTSAGQTSASAGQTSASAGQTSASEGQTSASAGQTSASAGQTSASAGQTSAGQTSAGQTSADQTSAGQTSAGQTSAGQTSASAGQTSAGQTSAGQTSAGQTSAGQTSASAGQTSAGQTSAD; this is encoded by the exons ATGCTAACACAGACTGCAGCAGGTCAAACaccggcaggtcaaacatcagcattggcaggtcagacatcggcaggtcaaacatcggcAGGTCAGACATCAGCAGATcaaacatcggcaggtcaaacaccggcaggtcaaacaccggcaggtcaaacaccggcaggtcagacatcggcaggtcagacatcggcaggtcaaacatcggcAGGTCAGACATCAGCAGATcaaacatcggcaggtcaaacaccggcaggtcaaacaccggcaggtcagacatcggcaggtcagacatcggcaggtcagacaccggcaggtcaaacaccggcaggtcagacaccggcaggtcagacaccggcaggtcagacatcggcaggtcagacatcggCTGGTCAAACATCGGCGGGTCACACATCGGCGGGTCAGACATCGACTGGTCAGACACCGGCTGGTCAGACACcggcaggtcagacatcggcaggtcagacatcggcaggtcagacaccggcaggtcagacatcggcaggtcagacatcggcaggtcagacaccggcaggtcagacatcggcaggtcaaaaatcggcaggtcaaacaccggcaggtcagacatcggCGGGTCAAACATCGGCGGGTCAAATATCAGCATcggcaggtcagacatcggcaggtcagacatcggcaggtcagacaccggcaggtcaaacaccggcaggtcagacatcggcaggtcaaacatcggcTGGTCAAACATCGGCGGGTCAAACATCGACTGGTcaaacatcggcaggtcaaacaccggcaggtcagacaccggcaggtcaaacaccggcaggtcaaacatcggcaggtcagacatcggCTGGTCAGACACCGGCTGGTCAGACACcggcaggtcagacatcggcaggtcagacatcggcaggtcagacatcggCAGGTCAGACACCGGCAGGTCAAACACCGGCAGGTCAAACACCGGCAGGTCAGACATCGACTGGTcaaacatcggcaggtcaaacatcggcaggtcagacaccggcaggtcaaacaccggcaggtcagacatcggcaggtcaaacaccggcaggtcaaacatcggcGGGTCAAACATCGGCTGGTcaaacatcggcaggtcaaCCATcaacatcggcaggtcaaacatcggTGGGTCATACATCagcatcggcaggtcaaacatcagcatcggcaggtcaaacatcagcatcggcag gtcaaacatcggcGGGTCAAACATCGGAAG gtcaaacatcagcatcggcaggtcaaacatcggcGGGTCAAACATCGGAAGGTCAAACATCagcatcggcaggtcaaacatcggcGGGCCAAACATCGGAAGGTCAAACATCAGCAGGTCAAACACTGGCAGGTCAGACATCGGCGGGTCAAACATCGGTGGGTCAAACATcggcaggtcagacatcggcaggtcaaacatcggcaggtcagacatcggcaggtcaaacatcggcaggtcaaacactGGCAGGTCAGACATCGACGGGTCAAACATCGGTGGGTCAAACATCGGCTGGTcaaacatcggcaggtcaaacatcggcaggtcaaCCATcaacatcggcaggtcaaacatcagCAGGTCAAACACcggcaggtcagacatcggCGGGTCAAACATCGGCGGGTCAAACATCGGCTGGTCAAACATCagcatcggcaggtcaaacatcagcatcggcaggtcaaacatcggcaggtcaaacatcggcaggtcaaacaccggcaggtcaaacatcggcTGGTCAAACATCAGCaccggcaggtcaaacatcgtCAGATcaaacatcggcaggtcaaacatcggcgggtcaaacatcagcatcggcaggtcaaacatcagcatcggctggtcaaacatcagcatcggaaggtcaaacatcagcatcggcaggtcaaacatcagcatcggcaggtcaaacatcagcatcggcaggtcaaacatcggcaggtcaaacatcggcaggtcagacatcggCAGATCAGACATCGGCGGGTcaaacatcggcaggtcaaacatcggcaggtcaaacatcagcatcggcaggtcaaacatcggcaggtcagacatcggcaggtcagacatcggcaggtcaaacatcggcaggtcaaacatcagcatcggcaggtcaaacatcggcaggtcaaacatcagCAGATTAG
- the LOC127534566 gene encoding mucin-19-like isoform X41 — protein sequence MLTQTAAGQTPAGQTSALAGQTSAGQTSAGQTSADQTSAGQTPAGQTPAGQTPAGQTSAGQTSAGQTSAGQTSADQTSAGQTPAGQTPAGQTSAGQTSAGQTPAGQTPAGQTPAGQTPAGQTSAGQTSAGQTSAGHTSAGQTSTGQTPAGQTPAGQTSAGQTSAGQTPAGQTSAGQTSAGQTPAGQTSAGQKSAGQTPAGQTSAGQTSAGQISASAGQTSAGQTSAGQTPAGQTPAGQTSAGQTSAGQTSAGQTSTGQTSAGQTPAGQTPAGQTPAGQTSAGQTSAGQTPAGQTPAGQTSAGQTSAGQTSAGQTPAGQTPAGQTPAGQTSTGQTSAGQTSAGQTPAGQTPAGQTSAGQTPAGQTSAGQTSAGQTSAGQPSTSAGQTSVGHTSASAGQTSASAGQTSASAGQTSAGQTSEGQTSASAGQTSAGQTWAGQTSASAGQTSAGQPSTSAGQTSVGHTSASAGQTSASAGQTSAGQTSEGQTSASAGQTSAGQTSEGQTSAGQTLAGQTSAGQTSVGQTSAGQTSAGQTSAGQTSAGQTSAGQTLAGQTSTGQTSVGQTSAGQTSAGQTSAGQPSTSAGQTSAGQTPAGQTSAGQTSAGQTSAGQTSASAGQTSASAGQTSAGQTSAGQTPAGQTSAGQTSAPAGQTSSDQTSAGQTSAGQTSASAGQTSASAGQTSASEGQTSASAGQTSASAGQTSASAGQTSAGQTSAGQTSADQTSAGQTSAGQTSAGQTSASAGQTSAGQTSAGQTSAGQTSAGQTSASAGQTSAGQTSAD from the exons ATGCTAACACAGACTGCAGCAGGTCAAACaccggcaggtcaaacatcagcattggcaggtcagacatcggcaggtcaaacatcggcAGGTCAGACATCAGCAGATcaaacatcggcaggtcaaacaccggcaggtcaaacaccggcaggtcaaacaccggcaggtcagacatcggcaggtcagacatcggcaggtcaaacatcggcAGGTCAGACATCAGCAGATcaaacatcggcaggtcaaacaccggcaggtcaaacaccggcaggtcagacatcggcaggtcagacatcggcaggtcagacaccggcaggtcaaacaccggcaggtcagacaccggcaggtcagacaccggcaggtcagacatcggcaggtcagacatcggCTGGTCAAACATCGGCGGGTCACACATCGGCGGGTCAGACATCGACTGGTCAGACACCGGCTGGTCAGACACcggcaggtcagacatcggcaggtcagacatcggcaggtcagacaccggcaggtcagacatcggcaggtcagacatcggcaggtcagacaccggcaggtcagacatcggcaggtcaaaaatcggcaggtcaaacaccggcaggtcagacatcggCGGGTCAAACATCGGCGGGTCAAATATCAGCATcggcaggtcagacatcggcaggtcagacatcggcaggtcagacaccggcaggtcaaacaccggcaggtcagacatcggcaggtcaaacatcggcTGGTCAAACATCGGCGGGTCAAACATCGACTGGTcaaacatcggcaggtcaaacaccggcaggtcagacaccggcaggtcaaacaccggcaggtcaaacatcggcaggtcagacatcggCTGGTCAGACACCGGCTGGTCAGACACcggcaggtcagacatcggcaggtcagacatcggcaggtcagacatcggCAGGTCAGACACCGGCAGGTCAAACACCGGCAGGTCAAACACCGGCAGGTCAGACATCGACTGGTcaaacatcggcaggtcaaacatcggcaggtcagacaccggcaggtcaaacaccggcaggtcagacatcggcaggtcaaacaccggcaggtcaaacatcggcGGGTCAAACATCGGCTGGTcaaacatcggcaggtcaaCCATcaacatcggcaggtcaaacatcggTGGGTCATACATCagcatcggcaggtcaaacatcagcatcggcaggtcaaacatcagcatcggcag gtcaaacatcggcGGGTCAAACATCGGAAG gtcaaacatcagcatcggcaggtcagacatcggcaggtcaaacatgggcaggtcaaacatcagcatcggctggtcaaacatcggcaggtcaaCCATcaacatcggcaggtcaaacatcggTGGGTCATACATCagcatcggcaggtcaaacatcagcatcggcaggtcaaacatcggcGGGTCAAACATCGGAAGGTCAAACATCagcatcggcaggtcaaacatcggcGGGCCAAACATCGGAAGGTCAAACATCAGCAGGTCAAACACTGGCAGGTCAGACATCGGCGGGTCAAACATCGGTGGGTCAAACATcggcaggtcagacatcggcaggtcaaacatcggcaggtcagacatcggcaggtcaaacatcggcaggtcaaacactGGCAGGTCAGACATCGACGGGTCAAACATCGGTGGGTCAAACATCGGCTGGTcaaacatcggcaggtcaaacatcggcaggtcaaCCATcaacatcggcaggtcaaacatcagCAGGTCAAACACcggcaggtcagacatcggCGGGTCAAACATCGGCGGGTCAAACATCGGCTGGTCAAACATCagcatcggcaggtcaaacatcagcatcggcaggtcaaacatcggcaggtcaaacatcggcaggtcaaacaccggcaggtcaaacatcggcTGGTCAAACATCAGCaccggcaggtcaaacatcgtCAGATcaaacatcggcaggtcaaacatcggcgggtcaaacatcagcatcggcaggtcaaacatcagcatcggctggtcaaacatcagcatcggaaggtcaaacatcagcatcggcaggtcaaacatcagcatcggcaggtcaaacatcagcatcggcaggtcaaacatcggcaggtcaaacatcggcaggtcagacatcggCAGATCAGACATCGGCGGGTcaaacatcggcaggtcaaacatcggcaggtcaaacatcagcatcggcaggtcaaacatcggcaggtcagacatcggcaggtcagacatcggcaggtcaaacatcggcaggtcaaacatcagcatcggcaggtcaaacatcggcaggtcaaacatcagCAGATTAG
- the LOC127534566 gene encoding mucin-19-like isoform X4 — protein MLTQTAAGQTPAGQTSALAGQTSAGQTSAGQTSADQTSAGQTPAGQTPAGQTPAGQTSAGQTSAGQTSAGQTSADQTSAGQTPAGQTPAGQTSAGQTSAGQTPAGQTPAGQTPAGQTPAGQTSAGQTSAGQTSAGHTSAGQTSTGQTPAGQTPAGQTSAGQTSAGQTPAGQTSAGQTSAGQTPAGQTSAGQKSAGQTPAGQTSAGQTSAGQISASAGQTSAGQTSAGQTPAGQTPAGQTSAGQTSAGQTSAGQTSTGQTSAGQTPAGQTPAGQTPAGQTSAGQTSAGQTPAGQTPAGQTSAGQTSAGQTSAGQTPAGQTPAGQTPAGQTSTGQTSAGQTSAGQTPAGQTPAGQTSAGQTPAGQTSAGQTSAGQTSAGQPSTSAGQTSVGHTSASAGQTSASAGQTSASAGQTSASAGQTSAGQTSEGQTSASAGQTSAGQTSEGQTSAGQTLAGQTSAGQTSVGQTSAGQTSAGQTSAGQPSTSAGQTSAGQTPAGQTSAGQTSAGQTSAGQTSAGQTPAGQTPAGQTSAGQTPAGQTSAGQTSAGQTSAGQPSTSAGQTSVGHTSASAGQTSTSAGQTSASAGQTSASAGQTSASAGQTSAGQTSEGQTSASAGQTSAGQTSEGQTSAGQTLAGQTSAGQTSVGQTSAGQTSAGQTSAGQTSAGQTSAGQTLAGQTSAGQTSAGQPSTSAGQTSAGQTPAGQTSAGQTSAGQTSAGQTSASAGQTSASAGQTSAGQTSAGQTPAGQTSAGQTSAPAGQTSSDQTSAGQTSAGQTSASAGQTSASAGQTSASEGQTSASAGQTSAGQTSAGQTSADQTSAGQTSAGQTSAGQTSAGQTSAGQTSAGQTSAGQTSAGQTSAGQTSASAGQTSAGQTWAGQTSASAGQTSAGQPSTSAGQTSVGHTSASAGQTSASAGQTSAGQTSEGQTSASAGQTSAGQTSEGQTSAGQTLAGQTSAGQTSVGQTSAGQTSAGQTSAGQTSAGQTSAGQTLAGQTSTGQTSVGQTSAGQTSAGQTSAGQPSTSAGQTSAGQTPAGQTSAGQTSAGQTSAGQTSASAGQTSASAGQTSAGQTSAGQTPAGQTSAGQTSAPAGQTSSDQTSAGQTSAGQTSASAGQTSASAGQTSASEGQTSASAGQTSASAGQTSASAGQTSAGQTSAGQTSADQTSAGQTSAGQTSAGQTSASAGQTSAGQTSAGQTSAGQTSAGQTSASAGQTSAGQTSAD, from the exons ATGCTAACACAGACTGCAGCAGGTCAAACaccggcaggtcaaacatcagcattggcaggtcagacatcggcaggtcaaacatcggcAGGTCAGACATCAGCAGATcaaacatcggcaggtcaaacaccggcaggtcaaacaccggcaggtcaaacaccggcaggtcagacatcggcaggtcagacatcggcaggtcaaacatcggcAGGTCAGACATCAGCAGATcaaacatcggcaggtcaaacaccggcaggtcaaacaccggcaggtcagacatcggcaggtcagacatcggcaggtcagacaccggcaggtcaaacaccggcaggtcagacaccggcaggtcagacaccggcaggtcagacatcggcaggtcagacatcggCTGGTCAAACATCGGCGGGTCACACATCGGCGGGTCAGACATCGACTGGTCAGACACCGGCTGGTCAGACACcggcaggtcagacatcggcaggtcagacatcggcaggtcagacaccggcaggtcagacatcggcaggtcagacatcggcaggtcagacaccggcaggtcagacatcggcaggtcaaaaatcggcaggtcaaacaccggcaggtcagacatcggCGGGTCAAACATCGGCGGGTCAAATATCAGCATcggcaggtcagacatcggcaggtcagacatcggcaggtcagacaccggcaggtcaaacaccggcaggtcagacatcggcaggtcaaacatcggcTGGTCAAACATCGGCGGGTCAAACATCGACTGGTcaaacatcggcaggtcaaacaccggcaggtcagacaccggcaggtcaaacaccggcaggtcaaacatcggcaggtcagacatcggCTGGTCAGACACCGGCTGGTCAGACACcggcaggtcagacatcggcaggtcagacatcggcaggtcagacatcggCAGGTCAGACACCGGCAGGTCAAACACCGGCAGGTCAAACACCGGCAGGTCAGACATCGACTGGTcaaacatcggcaggtcaaacatcggcaggtcagacaccggcaggtcaaacaccggcaggtcagacatcggcaggtcaaacaccggcaggtcaaacatcggcGGGTCAAACATCGGCTGGTcaaacatcggcaggtcaaCCATcaacatcggcaggtcaaacatcggTGGGTCATACATCagcatcggcaggtcaaacatcagcatcggcaggtcaaacatcagcatcggcag gtcaaacatcagcatcggcaggtcaaacatcggcGGGTCAAACATCGGAAGGTCAAACATCagcatcggcaggtcaaacatcggcGGGTCAAACATCGGAAGGTCAAACATCAGCAGGTCAAACACTggcag GTCAGACATCGGCGGGTCAAACATCGGTGGGTCAAACATCGGCTGGTcaaacatcggcaggtcaaacatcggcaggtcaaCCATcaacatcggcaggtcaaacatcagCAGGTCAAACACcggcaggtcagacatcggCGGGTCAAACATCGGCGGGTcaaacatcggcaggtcaaacatcggcaggtcagacaccggcaggtcaaacaccggcaggtcagacatcggcaggtcaaacaccggcaggtcaaacatcggcGGGTCAAACATCGGCTGGTcaaacatcggcaggtcaaCCATcaacatcggcaggtcaaacatcggTGGGTCATACATCagcatcggcaggtcaaacatcaacatcggcaggtcaaacatcagcatcggcaggtcaaacatcagcatcggcaggtcaaacatcagcatcggcaggtcaaacatcggcGGGTCAAACATCGGAAGGTCAAACATCagcatcggcaggtcaaacatcggcGGGTCAAACATCGGAAGGTCAAACATCAGCAGGTCAAACACTGGCAGGTCAGACATCGGCGGGTCAAACATCGGTGGGTCAAACATcggcaggtcagacatcggcaggtcaaacatcggcaggtcagacatcggcaggtcaaacatcggcaggtcaaacactggcaggtcagacatcggcgggtcaaacatcggcaggtcaaCCATcaacatcggcaggtcaaacatcagCAGGTCAAACACcggcaggtcagacatcggCGGGTCAAACATCGGCGGGTCAAACATCGGCTGGTCAAACATCagcatcggcaggtcaaacatcagcatcggcaggtcaaacatcggcaggtcaaacatcggcaggtcaaacaccggcaggtcaaacatcggcTGGTCAAACATCAGCaccggcaggtcaaacatcgtCAGATcaaacatcggcaggtcaaacatcggcgggtcaaacatcagcatcggcaggtcaaacatcagcatcggctggtcaaacatcagcatcggaaggtcaaacatcagcatcggcaggtcaaacatcggcaggtcaaacatccGCAGGTCAGACATCGGCAGATCAGACATCGGCGGGTcaaacatcggcaggtcaaacatcggcaggtcagacatcggcaggtcaaacatcggcaggtcagacatcggcaggtcaaacatcggcaggtcagacatcggcaggtcaaacatcggcaggtcaaacatcagcatcggcaggtcagacatcggcaggtcaaacatgggcaggtcaaacatcagcatcggctggtcaaacatcggcaggtcaaCCATcaacatcggcaggtcaaacatcggTGGGTCATACATCagcatcggcaggtcaaacatcagcatcggcaggtcaaacatcggcGGGTCAAACATCGGAAGGTCAAACATCagcatcggcaggtcaaacatcggcGGGCCAAACATCGGAAGGTCAAACATCAGCAGGTCAAACACTGGCAGGTCAGACATCGGCGGGTCAAACATCGGTGGGTCAAACATcggcaggtcagacatcggcaggtcaaacatcggcaggtcagacatcggcaggtcaaacatcggcaggtcaaacactGGCAGGTCAGACATCGACGGGTCAAACATCGGTGGGTCAAACATCGGCTGGTcaaacatcggcaggtcaaacatcggcaggtcaaCCATcaacatcggcaggtcaaacatcagCAGGTCAAACACcggcaggtcagacatcggCGGGTCAAACATCGGCGGGTCAAACATCGGCTGGTCAAACATCagcatcggcaggtcaaacatcagcatcggcaggtcaaacatcggcaggtcaaacatcggcaggtcaaacaccggcaggtcaaacatcggcTGGTCAAACATCAGCaccggcaggtcaaacatcgtCAGATcaaacatcggcaggtcaaacatcggcgggtcaaacatcagcatcggcaggtcaaacatcagcatcggctggtcaaacatcagcatcggaaggtcaaacatcagcatcggcaggtcaaacatcagcatcggcaggtcaaacatcagcatcggcaggtcaaacatcggcaggtcaaacatcggcaggtcagacatcggCAGATCAGACATCGGCGGGTcaaacatcggcaggtcaaacatcggcaggtcaaacatcagcatcggcaggtcaaacatcggcaggtcagacatcggcaggtcagacatcggcaggtcaaacatcggcaggtcaaacatcagcatcggcaggtcaaacatcggcaggtcaaacatcagCAGATTAG